A stretch of DNA from Mus musculus strain C57BL/6J chromosome 6, GRCm38.p6 C57BL/6J:
ACATTACAATagtatctattgttatgtctcccctttcactctgagtttgttaatttggatgtctgattctctctctaccttttagttagtttggctaaggatttgtcCATCTAATTGATTTTCTTAAGAACcaattttttgtttcattgagctttgtattgttctttgtttttattttattgatttcagaccTCCCTCAGAttggttatttcctgccctcAAATCCTCTTGagtgatttgtttttattctagaaCTTTTGGGTGTGCTGAGAAGTTACTAGTATGAGATCTCACTAATTTCTTCATGAAGGCCCTTAATGCTATGAACTTCcttcttagcattgctttcattgtgtctcataattaTGGGTATATTATGCATTCATTTTCGTTGAATTTTAgacttctttatttctgttttgaccTGGTAatcattcagtagagagttgttcagttgaCATGagtttgtgggctttctgttgtttctgataatatagtccagctttaatccatggttgtctgataagatacagggggttatttctgtcttcttgtatttgttgagacttgctttgtgatcaagtatatggtcaatttttgagaaggttccatgagaaGAGGATATATTCTTTTGAGTTTGGGtgaaatgctctgtagatatctgtaagaTCTATTTGAGTCATAATGTTTGTTAGTTCCATTATTTCTATGTTTCGTTTCTATCTGgttgacctgtccattggtgagagttgggtgttgaagtctcccactataaatgtgtggggtttgatgtgtgatttaagttttagtagcccttcttttacaaatgttggtgcccttgcatttgggtcaAGTTTATCCAGAATTGAAAcatcctcttggtagattttttcctttgatgtgtatgaaatgtccttctccatctcttttgtttaattttggttgaacatcttttttgttagatattagaatggctacaccagcttgcttcCTGGGTGCATTTagttggaaaatctttttccagtCCTCTACTCTGATGTAATTTCTATCTTTGATGTTGTGATGTGTTTCTTGAAtgtagcagaatgatggatcttgttttcacatccattctgttagcctatatctttttattggggaattgagtccattgatattaagagttattaatgACCAATgcttgttaattcctgttattttgatgttggtcaTGGTGCTGGTGGTGTAGATGCTTCtgtgtttatgcacatgtgtgtgtttccctctTGGGTTGGAATTTTCTTTCTAATATATTCTGTAGGATTGGATTTtggatagatattgttttaattcgattttgtcatggaatatcttgttctTTCCATCTAAGGTGATTcaaagttttgttgggtatagttgTCTGAGCTGACATCTGTGGCATCATAGAGTCTTTATGACCTCTGTCCAGGCcattctggctttagagtctttgttgagatgtcaggtgtaattctaaaggtctgcctttatatggtatttgcccttttccccttgcagcttttaatatttttctttgttctatacattTAGTGCTTTGATTGATATGTGGCATAAGGTTTTCTTATTTGTTCCAATCTATATGgtgttctgtaagtttcttgtatatttatagatatctcttttcttagattagggaaattttcttctatgattttattgataaTATTTGTTGGGCATTTGAGCTGGGCTTCATCTTCTTCTGTTCCTATTTATTTGtaggtttgttcttttcatagtgtcccatatttTCTGGAAGTTTAATGTCAacaactttttagatttaacattttctttgatggtgTACCTATCACTTCTATTGTACTGTCTAAACCTGAGATTCTGTATTCTGTAAGTGATGCTTGTATATGTCTTACTTGTTGTTTTACCTAGATTTTATGTCTCCAGGattccctctttttttctttatttcttctatttccattttcaggtcttgaacagttttattcattttcattaccTGTTTGCTTGTAATTTTTttggtatttctttaagggaatttattCATTCCCTCTTTAAGGGCCTCTATTATCTTCAGAAAGTTGAATTTAGGATAGAATTTTCTTGTCCCTTCAGCTGTGTTGGAATATCTAGGGCTTGCTGTAGGATAGCTAAGTTCTTGTGGTGCCATATTGCTCTGGCTGTTGTTGGTTGTATTCTCATGCTGACTTCTAGTAATCTGCCTTTTGGGAGTTATTATAGGTTCAGGGGCTTATTCCTAATTTTTGTCTTTGTTAGATgggtgggtattttttttttttttttggatgttttccctcttagtttctatttcctttttgatCTTGTGAGTGACCAGAAATTCCAATGACCAGTGATTCTTCAAGTCTGGTAGTGTGTTtctgcttgctttttcttttattttttttatttgtttgtttgtttattttgtggccTGTGTGACCTCTGGTGGTTTGGGTGCCAAGGTTACCTCTGAGGTCCTTAGAACCAGTGTGgcctctgggaaagcagaggtCTCCTGTATAGTCTTATGGCTGAATATGGAGCCCAGGTGATGAGGTGTAGTATAAGGCTTTTGGGTATGCTATTAGGGGGAGTTGGCAAGCATAGGACTCAGGGTAGGCTCTTACCTTGGGTCCCTGGTACTGTTGTCACCTCTAGTAAAGCAGCTGAAGTTGTGACCCTGAAAATGGAGCCCAGGGGATGAGGTGCAGTTCACTGCTGTTATCTGTGCTCTAGGGAAAGTTGGCAGGCATTGGGCATAGGACAGGGTCTTATCTAGGGTCCCTGGTACTGCTGTGGCCTCTAGGAGAGCAGGCAGAGTTATTGTCCAGAAAATGGAGCTCATAACTCAGGAGTTAAAATATGCTCTCAAAGCAAATTATTTTCTAACGGTTGCTGCAAAGAGCTCTCAGTAATATTCCTGGTTCTATCTTTGGTGAGAGAAGACATTGATAGAGAGTCTCAGAGTATCCCATTCTGGCCTTAGGGTCACTATCATATAGTTGAGAATgtctttgaactcctgactctgCTGTGTCCATCAGCCACATGCtgagccactacacctggctttggatttctatttctgtatttaCAAAGAGGTTGGTCACAGGCTGCTCCTGCTGTCCCTGTTCTGCCACATCATGTGCACTCCCTAAGTGGGGATCTGACTCACTGGTCATATCCTCAATTGCTTaatgaggaaaggaaaacaaactgaaaaattgTAGAAAATTAGAAAGGAGGCATAAAGTCCAGAAAAGTAATCATTTACTCTGGTATCACATAGAATGAGAAATTATTTGAGAAGAAGCATAAGGAAAGAGTTATATTAGCTTGAGATAAAGAGAAGATTGAGGCTGGACTGGATGTGAATGGGAACAGGGAGTGAGTGACAGGAGCCGCAGTATGTCTTGTGTCTTTTTTCTCTAACAGTAAAATGTGGACATACTATATCAGGTTAGTTAACCCATGATAAATTTCAacctgtttcttgtttttttccaccCTAATTTTTGGGTCTTTTTCGTTTCagcattttcagttttctgaaataaattatactttttctcgttattgttttatgttttcCATTTCGAAATACAGAATGCTAGTAGATGTTTGTGTAATTATAAAATAACTCCCTGAGGGTACAACTGAAGATAGTAATGCTTTTCTTCGTGGGGTGGGGATCATTCCAGGCATAGCACTTTTGTACCTGCAGCTGTACCGGGTCACTGGTGACCAGACCTACCTGCTTCGATCCCTGGATTACGTGAAGAGAACACTCCGAAATTTGAGTGGTCGCAGAGTCACTTTCCTTTGTGGAGATGCTGGGCCCCTTGCTGTGGGAGCTGTGATATATCATAAACTCAAAAGTGAATGTGAGTCCCAGGAATGCATCACAAAGTGAGTTCTAAAACATCTCCAAAtgttttgttgaagaattactgtGCAAAGATGTTCAACAATTAAAGTATTGTCTAATCTGCTATTGCAAAGAGGTCTCTCTGAAATGTGAAGTATGTTAGTTTAGTAGTGGGaccatgtgtactttttctgtatgtacatgagtgtgtccTAATTTCAGTGGAACTTTAATATTCATTTCTAAACAATTTTTGGTTGTCTTCAGTGTATGAAAGCAAGTGCACGTCCATGAAAATAGCTTGACTAATCCTGAGCTCAATCTCTAGCTCTTAGTCATGGTAATGAGGGAATGATGGACTGTGAAGGTTTCTGCAGTGGGCAGTTTATAGTCTTCTCAAACAAGTAGAAAACAAAGTCCCATCTTTGGATCTAGTAGAGTATCTGACATGTGCAGACATTTGATGTTGTTGAAAGATTGAGTGACTTAGCCTTGCCTAGGTAGTAACCACATCTCGGCTCCATCTTTACATACATTTTATATCACTCTCTTCTAACACTAGATTTTAAAGTATGTACTCTGTTTTCACTATATGATTTAGAGTAATAGAAAGGTGGAAAATTTGggctgaaaaaaatctttttcaaaGCTGGAGATTCAATTTAGGATCTCCTATACTTGTAATACTGATCTATATACCCATCCCATATATTTGTATTCTTAAGTTATTATTTGAAACAGGAATCAATAGAGAGAGAGGTTTTGATTGTTTTATGAACTTGAGAGATGTTTTagaaattttctgagatatgtcTTGTTGGTCAGACTTCTACAGATGCATAGAACTATTGTCTGTCAAGAGTCAGAGCTTCCTGATGAACTGCTGTATGGACGAGCAGGATACCTGTATGCCTTACTGTACCTGAACACAGAGATTGGCCCTGGCACTGTTGGTGAGACAGCTATTAAAGAGGTATTGTGGGCCTACTGGACTTTCTGGCACTCGAAACTGTTAGCATGTAGTTATATTATCACCCAGCCTCTGCTTCTAGGTGGGAGTAATTCTTTACAGGCATCTcataaattgttttttgtttttgttttttttgttttttgttttttgctttttttagaaACAGGTATGTATCTTCTCaaaggtcttttaaaaaaatctatgaacTTTATTGTTAAGTTATGTTCCACTTCAAAACCTCAGGATGAGATGACTGTGATTTGGTGTGCATACTCTTTCATTTTGTTCCCTTGATCTCTACATATGCCCTTACCCACATAACCAAATAGAGCTTGGCTCCCTTAGCCTGcctggaaaaggaaaggaaacagctTCCTTTGTCAGGGATCTGTTTACAAGATGCCCACCTCGTGTTTGCTTGCATCTCATTCTAAAAACTTAGATGACTAGCTAGAAGGCCAGATCCCAAGTAAAGTGAAGTGAGTCTGCCACATAGTTGTTCTAGACATTGATCCATAACACAGAAGACCACATAGCTCCTCCCTCACCAACGAAGCTAGTGTGTGTACTCTGTCTTGGGGATGTAATTGCTGTCCTTTAGGGAAACTGTTATAACTCTGAAGCAAGTAAGAAGTATAGGATAGTTTTTAATAGGAAGACCATAGAATTTAGTCAACTTTTTATACTAAGAACTTGAATTCCATAGGTAGACTTCTTACATGTTTTTCTCCTTAGGCTTTATTTCCTGGTTTCTCTCTGTctgaatttattaaataaaagcaATTGTTAGATAAtggctgcttccatttcttttatttattaatctgCATTCTCCCACACACTGTTAATTAGAGTAGATGAAGGTGCTTGTAACTTGGTCTGATTTCCGATGTCTCCTTGTCTCTGTAGGTAGTCAGTGCTATTATTGAGTCGGGAAAGAGTCTatcaagggaagaaaggaaatctGAGCGCTGCCCCCTGCTCTATCAGTGGCACAGAAAACAATATGTTGGAGCAGCCCATGGTATGGCTGGCATCTACTACATGCTAATGCAGGTATGTGACAATTGTGTGGAATAATGAATATAGTGACCATATCACAATATATTAGACCATATGAATGGGGGAttaaattcttcatagagttcaAGTAGGCTGAATTAAAGGTTCCTATTTTGACTCACAGATAATTAACTTAGCTTTACTTCAGTGAATTCCTAAAAGTACATTCTGTGTATAGTTTGTACCAGCATAGTTGCTTGTCACCCACAGCTTCCTTCTGCTCTGATCCTGCTGACTGAAGTAGGAACTCCTTAATGGAGGTTGTGTGATTTACATGCATACGTTGGTTTTATTCCTTAAGAGACATACTCATCATGTGACCTTTACTTCTTTGCTTTTAAGGTGAAATGCATAGAAGCGCTGTTTAGTAACTGCTGTTTTTAGAAGCATGCCAGCTTTTGCAGACATAGCTAAGTAGTGTGACAGAGCTGGCTTGCTCCCTTTACAGAGGTGGCTAAATGGTGTGCTGAGGCTGGGGTGAGAACTCTGTGTACTTATGCTCTGTGCCACACCACAACTTGTAGCCTCTGTGCCCTAATACATGTCCTGGGGTCATCCCAGCTCTTGGTTGTCAGTTAGAAGGCTGTCAGTAGAGtctatatgaaaatatttctaattaCATTTGGAAAATGAAAGCTCGTTTTTGTAGTACCCCTACAAAGGCAAAGCTTTcttaccaatttttttttttttcaaaaatacagAACAAGAACAGGAattctagttctttggaaagaaCTTGGAGACATATAGGAACTCAAAATGAAAAGATATGAActgaaaataagtttaaaaaatgtaGGAGAGAAAACCACACAGATGGCCGAGGAGCAGAGACTGTTTCTCCTGCACAGTACAGAACTGGGGGAATGTAAATGACATACATGTACCACAGTGTCTGCAGCAGGTGTATATGTGAGTTGAGATGAAGCCAGCGTAGGAGAGGAAGGGGCTTCTTCAAACATCTCTAAGGAGCGTTTGAATCTGTTAGATTCTTCCTTCCAGTAATTCCTATTAGCTACGAAAGGAATTGGGACTTGATAAACAGAAACGTTCTGTTTTGAGCAGAGAAAGCCTGGCTTAGAAGAGAGcccgactttaatcccagcactcaggaggcagaggcaggcggatttctgagttcaagggtagcctggtgtacaaagtgagttccaagatagtcaGGGcgatacagaaaaaccctgtcttgaaaccccctccccaaaaacaaaaacaaaaaccaaaaaaacaaaagacaaaaaacaaaaaacaaaaaaacaaaaaacaaaaagagagcaaAGGGAGGACATTCTACAAGGCACATGGGATCACTATGTTGTGCTTCAGACACTTCCACTGCTCTCTCACAGTGGGGCAATACAGCCTCTACCCCAAAGATGAGGCCACAATCTCCTTTTGGAAACACTGATTTAataatgtgttgttgttgttcctgtgtCACTGAGCTTTCACTCTGGACTCCTCTCAGTTCCCAAAGTCTTTGTGATCTATTGAAAACCTTCAGTTCAGACACATGAAGAATGTACTATACTTGCATTATTTCAAGTGCAAAGGGGTAACAGGAAGAGGAACCATCCTCATTTTCGGTAGCCTTCCTACTATTTCTctgggaccagcagcttctctgaAGGCCATActataatagtttttaaaaaaatcagaaaaataaattgttttccctttttgtgtttttaaagccaGAAGCAAAAGTGGACCAAGAAACCTTAACCGAAATGGTGAAACCCAGCATTGATTATGTGCGCCATAAAAAATTCCGATCTGGAAATTATCCATCATCATTAAGCAATGAAACAGATCGATTGGTCCACTGGTGCCATGGTGCTCCAGGAGTCATCCACGTGCTCTTACAGGCATACCAGGTTAGTGCTCCTAAATTACAGGTGTTCCAGGTTTGTGCTCCTCTCTTATCCTGAGCTTCCAGTCGGTCATAGTTCTCATGCTTTCATGTTGCTTCAATTGTATACTGAAAACTGGTTTTAAATTTTCATCTCTGTTAGAGTGAGTAGACATGTGCCAAGTCATGCGAATGGACTCAGGGGCAGCCTTCAGTGTTGGTCTTTGCCTTCCATCATGTTTGAGCagggtctagtatggttttgctgGCCCTTGTGCTTCCGGGGCgtttcttttctctgcttcctgtgtccgGGTAGGAATGGTGAGACTGCAGATGTGCACCGTCTCAGCAGCTTCACATGGATCCCGGGGGTCTGCACTCCAGGACTCATGCTTTAACGACTAACCCATCTCCCCACCTCACTTTCCACTTTCTGTTTTAATTCTTTATCTGCGCATTTGTGTGCATTGTGTGATCACGTATGCTTGTGTACACAAGTGTGTCCATGTATTGAAAGCCAGTGGTTAGCCTTGGATATGGTCCTCTGGAACCAGTCATCTCACTTTTTCTGGATTTCTCACTGCCCGGAGTATGCTACACTAGCTGGCTGCTGAGCTCAGGGGATCAGTGTTTCTCCACCTTTCCAGCACAGGATTACAAGCATATCCCACAAAtctgacttatttatttaaatgaggggggagggagagagattataaaataacattattttacccccttccttttccttcctataACCCCTCCAATGTATCTCcagctttctttcaaatttatgaccttgacctctttttctgtaattattgatatatgtatatatatttcccaGTATATAAATAACAGTGTGTTCAGTCTACATGACACTACTTGTATATGTGTTTTGGGCCTGAccgctttttttttattattagtaatctttctgtttatttaatATCACCTCCATTTTATACCAAAGGAAATTTCAGTGGCTAAGCTAATGAAATTCAGAAAGCAATCCCTTGACCACACTCTGCAC
This window harbors:
- the Lancl2 gene encoding lanC-like protein 2, which translates into the protein MGETMSKRLKFHLGEAEMEERSFPNPFPDYEAAASAAGLAAGSAEETGRVCPLPTTEDPGLPFHPNGKIVPNFIKRIQTKIKDLLQQMEEGLKTADPHDCSAYTGWTGIALLYLQLYRVTGDQTYLLRSLDYVKRTLRNLSGRRVTFLCGDAGPLAVGAVIYHKLKSECESQECITKLLQMHRTIVCQESELPDELLYGRAGYLYALLYLNTEIGPGTVGETAIKEVVSAIIESGKSLSREERKSERCPLLYQWHRKQYVGAAHGMAGIYYMLMQPEAKVDQETLTEMVKPSIDYVRHKKFRSGNYPSSLSNETDRLVHWCHGAPGVIHVLLQAYQVFKEEKYLKEAMECSDVIWQRGLLRKGYGICHGTSGNGYSFLSLYRLTQDKKYLYRACKFAEWCLDYGAHGCRIPDRPYSLFEGMAGAVHFLSDILVPETARFPAFELGFLQKD